From one Nilaparvata lugens isolate BPH chromosome 2, ASM1435652v1, whole genome shotgun sequence genomic stretch:
- the LOC111049059 gene encoding DNA ligase 1 isoform X3: MAQLINLRAINFGCAFNSWNPNEAFYGRSDEKEICNSFVQKRVDNPLFVPDQNDQMTIIRMKFYKLLRKETFLPIDAIEEHWNDDDEFSCETRNSLKGQGIVDFLLQSTLFALLDDLMCTSEDLPEAYKETEESLEQSMVFMIEGFLQNVNESEDKNDSKEINENNGKFEHDTDEDEVEEDIDYSESAEMSDVESSVCDESSDSEYCQSEVDDDQIEVKSIDMDKSPDDKKDIQNDCPVASANNEDLSCTPKSPVQNGECSEQYSTESDETLVCTDEKSNDVIIPEKIMLEQSVQTDDDEENSAKNVIENLKKKIDLFNENLYEKNEKIDALKVELSKISSLNQIMLEQSVQTDDDEENSAKNVIENLKKKIDLFNENLYEKNEKIDALEVELSKISSLNQKLEIENGKLLDQKEKLSKKLTNQATLFQKKEAELTKEMDLTEKSCLEKLALLQNYVETLLMNCKEKCSVYEQNQSKLEQAVVMLEKENAMLKLRQSESSVTRTLNNNYSTNKIELEEASRSESDENVEDDVEEHVEEDVAEDFEEDVEEDVPEDFEEDIEENVEEDFEESAQVYVDDSVYSNHLMNGLSSSESTQDEVAQSEAFVLSNYVEPQDEGNWETSSRHSSHSKSDVGSSTTSIVRKKKFNLLRDSLVKLNPVWTESEVEECMRIVRVRNNNSLTGLPMTEISARVRILLDERSRKPLHPEVA, translated from the exons ATGGCTCAACTTATAAATTTGAGAGCTATCAATTTCGGATGCGCCTTCAATAGT TGGAATCCCAACGAAGCATTCTACGGTCGATCTGACGAGAAAGAAATATGCAATTCATTTGTTCAGAAGAGGGTTGACAATCCACTATTTGTTCCTGATCAAAATGACCAAATGACTATCATAAGAAT GAAGTTTTATAAGCTTCTCAGAAAAGAGACATTCCTACCTATAGATGCGATAGAAGAACACTGGAACGATGATGACGAATTCTCATGTGAAACAAGGAATAGCTTGAAGGGTCAAG GTATAGTTGATTTTCTCTTACAATCGACACTTTTCGCACTTTTGGATGACCTGATGTGCACTTCAGAAGATTTGCCAGAAGCATACAAAGAAACCGAAGAATCTCTTGAACAGAGTATGGTTTTCATGATAGAGGGCTTTCTGCAGAACGTCAATGAATCTGAAGATAAGAACGATTCCAAAGAAATT AACGAAAACAATGGCAAATTCGAACATGATACTGATGAGGATGAAGTGGAAGAGGACATTGATTATTCGGAATCGGCTGAAATGTCTGATGTGGAATCCTCTGTGTGTGACGAAAGCTCCGATAGTGAGTATTGCCAGTCCGAAGTGGATGACGACCAGATTGAAGTGAAATCGATCGATATGGACAAGTCACCAGATG ACAAGAAAGATATTCAGAACGATTGTCCGGTTGCTTCAGCCAATAATGAAGACTTATCATGCACACCGAAGAGTCCTGTACAAAATGGAGAATGTTCAGAACAATATTCAACAGAGTCTGATGAAACCCTTGTCTGCACTGATGAAAAAAGCAATGATGTAATAATTCCTGAAAAG ATTATGCTTGAGCAATCAGTTCAGAccgatgatgatgaagagaacTCGGCAAAGAAtgtgattgaaaacttgaagaaaaaaattgacctattcaatgaaaatctttatgagaaaaatgaaaaaatcgatGCCCTTAAAGTTGAATTATCGAAAATCAGTTCGTTGAATCAG ATTATGCTTGAGCAATCAGTTCAGAccgatgatgatgaagagaacTCGGCAAAGAAtgtgattgaaaacttgaagaaaaaaattgacctattcaatgaaaatctttatgagaaaaatgaaaaaatcgatGCCCTTGAAGTTGAATTATCGAAAATCAGTTCGTTGAATCAG aagttggaaattgaaaatggcAAGCTGTTGGATCAGAAAGAAAAACTGAGTAAAAAATTGACTAACCAAGCAACTTTATTTCAAAAGAAGGAAGCTGAGCTGACAAAAGAAATGGATCTGACAGAAAAATCCTGTCTGGAAAAACTAGCACTCCTTCAGAATTACGTAGAAACACTGTTGATGAATTGCAA GGAGAAATGCAGCGTTTATGAACAGAATCAATCAAAACTGGAACAGGCTGTAGTTATGTTGGAAAAAGAAAATGCAATGTTGAAATTGCGCCAGTCTGAATCATCAGTGACAAGAACattaaataacaattattcaacaAACAAAATTGAACTGGAAGAGGCAAGTAGATCAGAGAGTGACGAAAATGTTGAGGATGATGTTGAGGAACATGTTGAGGAAGACGTTGCAGAAGATTTTGAAGAAGATGTTGAAGAAGACGTTCCAGAAGATTTTGAAGAAGATATTGAGGAAAATGTTGAAGAAGATTTTGAGGAAAGTGCACAAGTGTATGTTGATGATAGCGTATACTCCAACCACTTGATGAATGGTCTGTCCTCATCCGAGTCGACTCAGGATGAAGTCGCCCAAAGTGAGGCATTCGTCCTTTCCAATTATGTCGAGCCACAAGACGAAGGCAATTGGGAAACCTCCAGCAGACATTCCAGTCACTCCAAGTCGGACGTCGGATCGTCGACTACCAG TATCGTGAGAAAGAAGAAATTCAATCTCCTGAGGGATTCACTTGTAAAACTAAACCCCGTTTGGACTGA AAGCGAAGTTGAGGAATGTATGCGAATTGTAAGAGTTCGTAATAATAACTCTCTTACTGGATTGCCAATGACTGAAATCTCCGCAAGAGTTCGCATTTTATTAGACGAGCGCTCTAGAAAACCAT